A genomic segment from Actinomadura hallensis encodes:
- a CDS encoding MarR family winged helix-turn-helix transcriptional regulator codes for MTGHHTLRETEQAVQRKLGDVPLRHDAMMAVSNIYRAAAAIRQHFESSVLREADLTWTSFVVLWVVWIWGDMETRHVAAEAGISKGTLTGVAKTLEGRGLMARVPHDTDGRLVVLRLTDKGQELMEQLFPQFNAEEAFVVEGLDLEQNRALAQLLASIVEHLEDEGEARRDALRGGAPPPPRRSGRRARG; via the coding sequence GTGACCGGCCACCACACACTGCGCGAGACCGAGCAGGCCGTCCAGCGCAAGCTCGGCGACGTCCCCCTGCGCCACGACGCGATGATGGCGGTCTCCAACATCTACCGGGCCGCCGCCGCGATCCGGCAGCACTTCGAGAGCTCCGTGCTGCGCGAGGCCGACCTGACGTGGACGTCGTTCGTCGTCCTGTGGGTGGTGTGGATCTGGGGCGACATGGAGACCCGCCATGTCGCGGCGGAGGCCGGCATCTCCAAGGGCACCCTCACCGGCGTCGCCAAGACGCTGGAGGGGCGCGGGCTGATGGCGCGCGTGCCGCACGACACCGACGGCCGCCTGGTCGTGCTCCGGCTCACCGACAAGGGCCAGGAGCTGATGGAGCAGCTGTTCCCCCAGTTCAACGCCGAGGAGGCGTTCGTCGTCGAAGGGCTCGACCTGGAGCAGAACAGGGCCCTGGCGCAGCTCCTCGCCTCGATCGTGGAGCACCTGGAGGACGAGGGCGAGGCGCGCCGGGACGCCCTGCGCGGCGGCGCTCCGCCCCCGCCCCGCCGCTCGGGCCGCCGCGCCCGCGGCTGA
- a CDS encoding NAD(P)/FAD-dependent oxidoreductase, giving the protein MGRIVVAGASLGGLRAAEQLRAAGHTGEIVVVGDEPHPPYNRPPLSKEALATEISLDRVAFRMRPSVADVAWHLGTPVVRADLAARTVHLADGTEIRYDGLVVATGLRPRRLDAPGTGPSRHVVRTLDDAAALRERLRPGVRAAVVGAGFIGCEVAATARTLGADVTVVAPEEQPMLRPLGARLGAELRRRHEGRGVRFLLGRTVARFTGTGLELSDGTQVAAEVVVEAVGSVPCVEWLDGNGLDLSDGVLCDGALRVEGRPEVVAVGDVARFPNPRYDDVPRRVEHWSMPTDTARHAARTLLGQDAGPFMPLPSFWSDQYDLRLQSFGAPGLGDDVRVLEGDLGGEAVVGYHRDGRLVGVVMLGAARRQAHYRGLLLDDARVPAS; this is encoded by the coding sequence ATGGGACGGATCGTCGTCGCCGGCGCGTCGCTCGGCGGGCTGCGGGCCGCCGAGCAGCTGCGCGCCGCCGGCCACACCGGGGAGATCGTCGTCGTCGGCGACGAGCCGCACCCTCCCTACAACCGGCCGCCCCTGTCGAAGGAGGCCCTCGCCACCGAGATCTCCCTCGACCGGGTGGCGTTCCGGATGCGGCCCAGCGTCGCCGACGTCGCCTGGCACCTCGGGACCCCCGTGGTCCGCGCCGACCTCGCCGCGCGGACCGTGCACCTGGCCGACGGGACGGAGATCCGCTACGACGGCCTCGTCGTCGCCACCGGGCTGCGGCCCCGGCGGCTGGACGCACCGGGCACGGGGCCGTCCCGGCACGTCGTGCGGACCCTCGACGACGCCGCCGCGCTGCGCGAACGCCTGCGTCCCGGCGTCCGGGCGGCCGTGGTCGGGGCCGGCTTCATCGGATGCGAGGTCGCCGCGACGGCCCGCACGCTCGGCGCGGACGTCACCGTCGTGGCGCCGGAGGAGCAGCCGATGCTGCGGCCGCTCGGCGCCCGGCTCGGCGCCGAGCTGCGCCGCCGCCACGAGGGGCGGGGCGTGCGGTTCCTGCTGGGCCGCACGGTCGCCCGTTTCACCGGGACCGGGCTCGAGCTGTCGGACGGGACGCAGGTGGCCGCCGAGGTCGTCGTCGAGGCGGTCGGGTCGGTCCCGTGCGTGGAGTGGCTGGACGGCAACGGGCTCGACCTGTCGGACGGCGTGCTTTGCGACGGCGCCCTCCGCGTCGAGGGACGTCCCGAGGTCGTGGCCGTCGGGGACGTCGCCCGGTTCCCGAACCCCCGGTACGACGACGTCCCGAGGCGGGTGGAGCACTGGAGCATGCCCACCGACACCGCCAGGCACGCCGCCCGGACGCTGCTCGGGCAGGACGCGGGGCCGTTCATGCCGCTCCCCTCGTTCTGGAGCGACCAGTACGACCTGCGGTTGCAGTCGTTCGGCGCCCCCGGCCTCGGCGACGACGTCCGCGTGCTGGAGGGCGACCTCGGCGGTGAGGCGGTGGTGGGCTACCACCGCGACGGAAGGCTCGTCGGCGTGGTGATGCTCGGCGCCGCCCGGCGCCAGGCCCACTACCGCGGACTCCTCCTGGACGACGCCCGCGTGCCGGCGTCCTGA
- a CDS encoding ferredoxin yields the protein MKVIVDMDVCQDHGQCVFSAPEVFRINDEGHLEYESEPDDSLRDAVEEAADVCPLQAITIVD from the coding sequence ATGAAGGTCATCGTCGACATGGACGTCTGCCAGGACCACGGGCAGTGCGTCTTCTCCGCCCCCGAGGTCTTCCGGATCAACGACGAGGGGCACCTGGAGTACGAGAGCGAGCCGGACGACTCCCTCCGCGACGCGGTGGAGGAGGCGGCCGACGTCTGCCCGCTCCAGGCCATCACCATCGTGGACTAG
- a CDS encoding fumarylacetoacetate hydrolase family protein — translation MPEYRRILLDGAEVQVVREGDDLVSADGRRVRADEAVHLPPCRPTKVIAVHLNHRSRVEEFQTTLPPAPTYFHKPTSALNAHGGAVVRPERCRYLNYEGEIAIVIGRTCRNIAPADAGAYIAGYTVANDYGLHDFRDTDAGSMLRVKGSDTLCPLGPGLVTDWDFRGKYLRTYVNGELVQDGSTDEMEWDMHYLVADIARTITLYPGDVLLSGTPANSRPVRPGDVVEVEAEGLGRLRNHIVAGPVPIRDDVGAQPTESEEVVSTALGGDWEFRGVRAPRR, via the coding sequence ATGCCCGAGTACCGCAGAATCCTCCTGGACGGCGCCGAGGTCCAGGTCGTCCGCGAGGGCGACGACCTGGTCTCCGCCGACGGCCGCCGCGTGCGCGCCGACGAGGCCGTCCATCTCCCGCCGTGCCGGCCGACCAAGGTGATCGCGGTGCACCTCAACCACCGCAGCCGGGTGGAGGAGTTCCAGACCACGCTTCCCCCGGCGCCGACCTACTTCCACAAGCCGACCTCGGCGCTCAACGCCCACGGAGGCGCGGTCGTCCGCCCGGAACGGTGCCGGTACCTCAACTACGAGGGCGAGATCGCGATCGTCATCGGCAGGACCTGCCGCAACATCGCGCCCGCCGACGCGGGCGCGTACATCGCCGGCTACACCGTCGCCAACGACTACGGCCTGCACGACTTCCGCGACACCGACGCGGGCTCGATGCTCCGGGTCAAGGGCTCCGACACGCTCTGCCCCCTTGGGCCCGGCCTCGTCACCGACTGGGACTTCCGCGGCAAGTACCTGCGGACCTACGTCAACGGCGAGCTGGTCCAGGACGGCAGCACCGACGAGATGGAGTGGGACATGCACTACCTCGTCGCCGACATCGCCCGCACGATCACCCTGTACCCGGGCGACGTGCTGCTGTCGGGCACCCCCGCCAACTCGCGTCCCGTGCGGCCGGGGGACGTGGTCGAGGTCGAGGCCGAAGGCCTGGGACGGCTGCGCAACCACATCGTCGCCGGGCCCGTCCCGATCCGGGACGACGTCGGGGCGCAGCCCACCGAGTCCGAAGAGGTCGTCTCCACCGCCCTGGGCGGTGACTGGGAATTCCGCGGCGTCCGCGCCCCGAGGAGGTAG
- a CDS encoding 3,4-dihydroxyphenylacetate 2,3-dioxygenase yields the protein MGEVVGAGLLAHVPTIVLPEAVRRELNGGEDFTLVDGLRRLRSDVFDRVDDYDTVVVLDSHWATTVEFVVTAHDRRAGLFTSEELPRGMCRMPYDFPGDPELARAVADRADAHGTWITAIDDPYLPIHYATVNLWTYLGVRGDPYLGEPGKRWMSIGVCQTADTEDFLRLGRALGDAIAATDRRVLLIASGAMSHTFWPLRQIRDHEAADPSHIFTPEARAADEERIAWLTRGDHARVLDTMPEFLEFKPEARFGHYLMMIGALGERACVAPGRLYSEYENSVGTGQVHIWFDRPENGWTS from the coding sequence ATGGGAGAAGTAGTCGGCGCCGGGCTCCTCGCCCACGTCCCCACGATCGTCCTGCCGGAGGCCGTCCGCCGCGAGCTGAACGGCGGCGAGGACTTCACCCTCGTCGACGGGCTGCGGCGGCTGCGGTCCGACGTGTTCGACCGGGTGGACGACTACGACACCGTCGTCGTCCTCGACTCCCACTGGGCCACCACGGTCGAGTTCGTCGTCACCGCCCACGACCGCCGCGCCGGGCTGTTCACCTCCGAGGAGCTGCCGCGCGGCATGTGCCGCATGCCCTACGACTTCCCCGGAGACCCCGAGCTGGCGAGGGCCGTGGCCGACCGCGCCGACGCGCACGGCACCTGGATCACCGCCATCGACGACCCGTACCTGCCGATCCACTACGCCACCGTCAACCTGTGGACCTACCTCGGGGTGCGCGGCGATCCGTACCTGGGCGAGCCGGGCAAGCGGTGGATGTCGATCGGCGTGTGCCAGACCGCCGATACCGAGGACTTCCTGCGGCTCGGCCGGGCGCTCGGCGACGCGATCGCCGCCACCGACCGGCGCGTCCTGCTCATCGCCTCGGGCGCCATGTCGCACACGTTCTGGCCGCTGCGCCAGATCCGCGACCACGAGGCGGCCGACCCGTCGCACATCTTCACCCCCGAGGCGCGCGCCGCCGACGAGGAGCGGATCGCGTGGCTCACCCGCGGGGACCACGCCCGCGTCCTCGACACGATGCCGGAGTTCCTGGAGTTCAAGCCGGAGGCGCGGTTCGGCCACTACCTGATGATGATCGGCGCCCTGGGCGAGCGCGCCTGCGTCGCCCCAGGCCGCCTCTACAGCGAGTACGAGAACTCCGTCGGCACCGGCCAGGTGCACATCTGGTTCGACCGACCCGAGAACGGATGGACCTCCTGA